One segment of Leptotrichia sp. OH3620_COT-345 DNA contains the following:
- a CDS encoding solute:sodium symporter family transporter, with protein MTLISFLIVTGIIALISWWKTRDDDLSTSKGYFLAGRGLSGAVIGCSMVLTSLSTEQIIGLNAESYKGNFSIIAWTVQSVIPLCVLAKVLLPKYIKEGYTTIPEFFENRYDRATRLIMSTLFLFFYLFIAIPVALYTGAIAFNKVFNLEIVFGLTYAQSMWITIWTIGIVGGIYAIFGGLKAVAVSDTLNAIILIIGGLLVPIFGLKFLGNGNVLNGISIVTTQNIEKFSAIGGPKDAVPWTAIFTGILIVNFFYWTTNQAIVQRTLGAKDLKSGQKGILLASIFLLLLPIMLNLPGLIAYHIVGEGLKPIDIAYPELVNKVLPLPLIGFFIAALFGAVLSTFNSFLNSAATIFCNDLLPIISKKERSDKELIIFAKKISTVMALFTMVVAPFLMYGTEGIFLFTRRFAGFFNIPIVALFVVGILNRTVSGKAARITVILHILLYYSLVWIFKVKVNFVHVMGALFVFDVIVMLILGIFFKRSTPYNESKENKSNVDLADWKYVDLVIMIVISGLFYLYALLSPIGLASKSGKPLLVTGIFLIVEIIMVVYFLRNYRRKKENL; from the coding sequence ATGACATTAATTTCTTTTTTAATAGTTACGGGAATTATTGCTCTTATTTCATGGTGGAAAACGAGAGATGATGATCTTTCCACTTCAAAAGGTTATTTTTTGGCGGGAAGAGGATTAAGCGGAGCCGTAATAGGATGTTCTATGGTTCTGACATCTTTGTCCACAGAACAGATAATAGGACTCAATGCGGAATCTTACAAAGGAAATTTTTCAATAATAGCATGGACAGTTCAGTCAGTTATACCTTTATGCGTACTTGCAAAGGTTTTACTGCCTAAGTATATAAAAGAGGGGTATACTACAATACCTGAATTTTTTGAAAACAGATATGATAGAGCTACAAGACTTATAATGTCTACATTATTTCTATTTTTTTATCTCTTTATAGCTATTCCCGTGGCACTTTATACGGGTGCTATTGCTTTTAACAAAGTATTCAATCTGGAAATAGTTTTCGGACTTACTTATGCCCAGTCTATGTGGATTACGATATGGACAATAGGAATAGTAGGAGGAATTTATGCAATATTTGGAGGACTGAAGGCAGTAGCGGTATCAGATACTTTGAATGCAATAATTTTAATAATAGGAGGTCTTTTAGTTCCTATATTTGGATTAAAATTTTTAGGAAATGGAAATGTTTTAAACGGAATATCAATAGTAACTACTCAGAATATTGAAAAGTTCAGTGCAATAGGAGGTCCAAAAGATGCCGTACCGTGGACGGCAATTTTCACAGGTATATTAATTGTAAATTTTTTTTATTGGACTACGAATCAGGCTATCGTTCAGAGAACTCTTGGAGCAAAAGATTTAAAATCAGGTCAAAAGGGTATACTTCTAGCTTCTATTTTCTTGTTGTTACTTCCTATAATGCTGAATTTGCCCGGATTGATTGCTTATCATATTGTTGGAGAAGGTTTGAAACCTATTGATATAGCATATCCTGAACTTGTAAATAAAGTACTTCCTTTGCCGTTAATCGGATTTTTTATAGCAGCACTATTTGGAGCTGTTCTCAGTACGTTCAATTCCTTTTTGAACTCGGCTGCAACTATATTCTGTAATGATTTACTTCCTATAATTTCTAAAAAGGAAAGGTCAGATAAAGAACTGATAATATTTGCAAAAAAAATTTCGACAGTTATGGCACTTTTTACAATGGTAGTAGCCCCTTTTTTAATGTATGGAACTGAGGGGATATTTCTTTTTACAAGAAGATTTGCAGGTTTTTTTAATATACCTATAGTAGCACTATTTGTAGTAGGAATATTGAATAGGACAGTTTCAGGAAAAGCTGCCAGAATAACAGTTATATTGCATATTCTACTTTACTATTCCCTTGTATGGATATTTAAAGTGAAAGTAAATTTTGTCCATGTAATGGGGGCATTATTCGTATTTGATGTCATAGTAATGCTCATATTAGGGATATTTTTTAAAAGGAGTACACCTTATAATGAATCAAAAGAAAATAAATCAAATGTTGATTTGGCTGATTGGAAATATGTTGATTTGGTAATTATGATCGTAATATCAGGGCTATTCTACTTGTATGCCCTTCTTTCTCCAATAGGTTTGGCTTCAAAATCGGGAAAGCCTTTACTGGTAACAGGAATATTTTTAATAGTTGAAATTATAATGGTGGTATATTTTTTAAGAAACTATAGAAGAAAAAAAGAAAATTTGTAA
- a CDS encoding sulfatase-like hydrolase/transferase gives MNNIVYILLDQVRKDMLGTYGHKIVKTPNIDRLAEEGVKFQNAFTPASVCGPARTSLFTGQMPSTHGIIKNGEKGGIGEILREAPNIMANLKDYNTYVVGKWHVGTRSVPSDYGIKGHDFDGYGYPGSGIYKNLVFNQPPTRGNRYKEWLEEKGYEIPEVSKAYFGDNPHLRVQELCGLLSGTRKETIPYFIIDEAKKFITESLNDRKPFFTWINFWGPHTPCIVPEPYYSMYKPEDVVLDESFFRPLKGKPKHYRTISKMWGMWEASEERWKEVISKFWGYITLIDDAIGEFFSFLKENGLYNNSFIVVTADHGDAMGAHRMIEKGEFMFDTTYNIPMIVKDPRSGRKNETDDNLVYLHDLTSTAYDISGENIPEQFQGESILNIVRENYKNNRKGLLCQLAGHFVYFEQRMWRRKDFKLVFNASDICELYNIKDDPEEMENLFYNEKYKDIKKEMLTELYGEMTKIKDPMADWLYRIIYEI, from the coding sequence ATGAATAATATAGTCTATATTTTATTAGATCAGGTAAGAAAGGATATGTTGGGAACTTACGGGCACAAAATAGTTAAAACTCCCAATATAGACAGACTTGCTGAAGAAGGAGTAAAGTTTCAGAATGCTTTTACACCTGCTTCGGTTTGCGGGCCTGCAAGGACTTCCCTGTTTACAGGACAGATGCCGTCAACTCACGGAATAATAAAAAATGGAGAAAAAGGAGGTATAGGAGAAATACTCCGCGAAGCTCCCAACATAATGGCGAATTTAAAAGATTACAATACTTATGTAGTTGGGAAATGGCATGTAGGGACAAGATCTGTACCTTCAGATTACGGAATAAAAGGACATGATTTTGACGGATACGGATATCCGGGAAGCGGAATTTATAAAAATCTTGTGTTTAATCAGCCGCCGACACGAGGAAACAGATATAAGGAATGGCTTGAAGAAAAAGGATATGAAATTCCTGAAGTAAGTAAAGCATACTTTGGAGACAATCCTCACTTGAGAGTACAGGAATTATGCGGTCTTCTATCCGGAACAAGAAAGGAAACGATACCTTATTTTATAATAGATGAAGCTAAAAAATTTATAACAGAATCTCTTAACGATAGGAAACCGTTTTTTACATGGATTAATTTCTGGGGACCTCACACACCATGTATTGTTCCTGAACCTTATTATTCAATGTATAAACCTGAAGATGTAGTTTTGGATGAAAGCTTTTTTAGACCTCTTAAAGGAAAACCTAAGCATTACAGGACAATTTCAAAGATGTGGGGTATGTGGGAAGCAAGTGAAGAAAGATGGAAAGAAGTAATATCTAAATTTTGGGGATATATAACTCTTATTGATGATGCTATAGGAGAGTTCTTTTCTTTTCTTAAAGAGAACGGGCTATATAATAATTCCTTCATAGTGGTAACGGCAGATCATGGAGATGCTATGGGAGCACATAGAATGATAGAAAAAGGGGAATTTATGTTCGACACTACATATAATATTCCTATGATAGTAAAAGATCCTCGATCAGGTAGAAAAAACGAAACAGATGATAATCTTGTATATTTACATGACCTTACATCTACTGCATATGATATTTCAGGAGAAAATATACCCGAACAGTTTCAGGGAGAATCTATATTGAATATAGTGAGAGAAAATTATAAGAATAATAGAAAAGGGCTGTTGTGTCAGCTGGCAGGACATTTTGTATATTTTGAACAAAGAATGTGGAGAAGAAAAGATTTTAAACTTGTATTTAATGCTTCGGATATTTGTGAGTTATATAATATCAAAGATGATCCTGAAGAAATGGAAAATCTTTTTTACAATGAAAAATACAAGGACATAAAAAAAGAAATGCTGACGGAATTGTATGGAGAAATGACTAAAATAAAAGATCCTATGGCTGATTGGCTTTACAGAATAATTTATGAAATTTAG
- a CDS encoding RodZ family helix-turn-helix domain-containing protein has product MSLGEVLKEKRESKGLSLRQVEYKLKSKNIQYSHTNIKRLEDNKFDKVPIKVLSALAELFVLDKVTLFNLAGAALDETDERISKLNKRERTQLDDVMSSANHFFNDESINEEDKKKLYDSLQELYFDAKSKNKRKK; this is encoded by the coding sequence ATGAGTTTAGGAGAAGTTTTAAAGGAAAAGAGAGAGAGTAAAGGACTTTCATTAAGACAGGTAGAATATAAATTAAAATCCAAAAACATTCAGTACAGTCATACTAATATAAAAAGATTGGAAGATAATAAGTTTGACAAAGTTCCTATAAAAGTTCTTTCAGCATTAGCAGAATTATTTGTTTTAGACAAAGTTACCTTATTTAACTTAGCAGGTGCGGCACTTGATGAGACGGATGAGCGGATTTCAAAATTAAATAAACGTGAACGTACACAGTTAGATGATGTAATGTCCAGTGCAAATCATTTTTTTAATGATGAAAGTATAAACGAGGAGGATAAGAAAAAGCTATACGACAGTTTACAGGAATTATATTTTGATGCAAAATCAAAAAATAAAAGAAAAAAGTAG
- a CDS encoding ImmA/IrrE family metallo-endopeptidase produces the protein MRKKKNIKQRVKNLIEKYNTKNPYELCRKLNIYIKYMDLGNIKGYFKKVLGNKYIVINENLDDYSKKVVLSHELGHGVMHSSKDVLLMKENFYRYTPELENEANEFAAELLSYDAQEISYNLIENCDLGLEVMEEIRKYKRF, from the coding sequence ATGCGAAAAAAGAAAAATATAAAGCAAAGGGTCAAAAATCTGATTGAAAAATACAATACAAAAAATCCATATGAATTATGCAGAAAGTTAAACATTTATATAAAGTATATGGACTTGGGAAATATAAAAGGATATTTTAAAAAAGTACTTGGAAATAAATATATAGTAATTAATGAAAATCTAGATGATTATTCAAAAAAAGTGGTATTGTCTCACGAGTTGGGGCATGGAGTAATGCATTCAAGTAAAGATGTTTTATTAATGAAAGAAAATTTTTACAGATACACTCCTGAATTAGAAAATGAAGCTAATGAATTTGCAGCGGAACTATTATCCTACGATGCTCAGGAAATAAGTTATAATTTAATTGAAAATTGTGATTTGGGACTTGAAGTAATGGAGGAAATAAGAAAATATAAAAGATTTTAA
- a CDS encoding DUF5105 domain-containing protein yields MKKILMILSLLFLVVSCGTPKVQKEFEIVLKALQSGDVEKIKKLNSNSEFMNSDEDSKIFLNGYKKMTYKIKSTKVKGDIATINLDLKAPDLTVYFSEYVQEIMGLAFANFGKSNQEIKGIQDKFTLDFFEKKLNSKDLKYNEENVDVVLKKNGKEWEVDTENEKNKPFFEIISFGFTKILENFGENMIQDEETVK; encoded by the coding sequence TTGAAAAAGATATTGATGATTTTATCGTTATTGTTTTTAGTTGTGAGTTGTGGAACTCCGAAAGTTCAGAAAGAGTTTGAAATTGTACTTAAAGCGTTACAAAGCGGAGATGTGGAAAAAATAAAAAAGCTGAACTCTAATTCGGAATTTATGAATAGTGATGAGGATTCAAAAATATTTTTAAATGGATATAAAAAAATGACTTACAAAATAAAAAGTACTAAAGTTAAAGGAGATATAGCAACAATAAATCTGGACTTGAAAGCTCCTGATTTAACAGTATATTTTTCAGAATATGTACAGGAAATTATGGGATTGGCTTTCGCCAATTTCGGAAAAAGTAATCAAGAAATAAAAGGTATTCAAGATAAGTTTACTCTAGATTTCTTTGAAAAAAAATTAAACTCGAAAGACTTAAAATACAACGAAGAAAATGTAGATGTCGTTTTAAAGAAAAATGGAAAAGAATGGGAAGTTGATACTGAAAATGAAAAAAACAAACCGTTTTTTGAAATAATAAGTTTCGGGTTTACTAAAATACTGGAAAATTTTGGAGAAAATATGATTCAGGATGAAGAAACGGTTAAATAG
- a CDS encoding phage baseplate protein — translation MFFKYDGFFGILPFKSISNNINLQKEITSRKTYLGYEDNDHRYFKAKEINLTIVLEGRLKKLHLTALESMWKNNDKQVLILLKHNQIFRNMVIKNISNTQEYDTEKDNIIELNVSFQEMRYGIPEGNIYEDIKNITSSDGMFTQVVGKVKEKLNTVVNLYSRAIK, via the coding sequence ATGTTTTTTAAATATGACGGATTTTTTGGAATTTTACCATTTAAATCCATATCAAACAATATAAATTTACAAAAAGAAATAACTTCAAGAAAAACCTATTTAGGATATGAGGACAATGATCACCGTTATTTTAAAGCAAAGGAAATAAATCTTACAATAGTTTTGGAAGGTAGGCTTAAAAAACTTCATCTTACTGCTTTGGAAAGTATGTGGAAAAATAATGATAAACAGGTATTGATACTTCTTAAGCATAATCAAATATTTAGGAATATGGTAATAAAAAATATTTCAAATACTCAGGAATATGATACTGAAAAAGATAATATCATTGAACTGAATGTATCTTTTCAAGAAATGAGATATGGAATTCCTGAAGGAAATATTTATGAAGATATAAAGAATATAACAAGTTCAGACGGAATGTTTACACAGGTTGTAGGAAAAGTAAAAGAAAAGCTGAATACGGTAGTTAATTTATACAGCAGGGCTATAAAGTAG
- the relB gene encoding type II toxin-antitoxin system RelB family antitoxin, with amino-acid sequence MPVISIRFNDEEERIIKKIIENKGSTVSQYTKGLIFEQIENEYDLEIVKEYLKAKEEGILELVSYKEAVKELGL; translated from the coding sequence ATGCCGGTAATTTCCATAAGATTTAATGATGAAGAAGAAAGAATAATAAAAAAAATTATAGAAAACAAAGGCTCTACTGTATCTCAATATACTAAAGGTTTAATATTTGAACAAATAGAAAATGAATATGATTTAGAAATTGTAAAAGAATATTTGAAAGCAAAAGAAGAAGGAATACTTGAGTTAGTATCCTATAAAGAGGCAGTGAAAGAATTAGGATTATAA
- a CDS encoding baseplate J/gp47 family protein gives MGFKTDKNGLIFPVFTDFKDEMEKEGKIQFGDDFTIDPETSLGQFLEVISYMLENTSKQLQNVYFLFWLFNKNGALLSEYASNYGIERIQGKYSYGNLNIEGTPGHIVTKGFQVRSKKGLLYKTVSNVLINSAGKAKVQIKALEFGEEYNTEENTILEKATGDENVTRIYNSEAITGGTFLESDEDLRERILNLSHSKGGSDINGIKAALLKLSQVEDCDIKENYTDTRNETLKLEPGHIRIIVKGLIDEEVAYSVLNTISPGIVTDGNVEMRVVTDSNQSRIIKFKQAVKVEYAVRVRNIRNISEQNRITREEIINNIFKEAGNFKLGQYVNYEKIQAAVYKISNQLEADVEIKKINGNWGKSDLDIEHDEYSFLSMNNIEVIL, from the coding sequence ATGGGATTTAAGACAGATAAAAACGGACTTATATTTCCTGTATTTACAGATTTTAAAGATGAAATGGAAAAGGAAGGGAAAATACAGTTTGGAGATGATTTTACCATTGATCCTGAAACATCTTTAGGTCAATTTTTGGAAGTTATTTCATATATGCTTGAAAATACAAGTAAACAGTTACAGAATGTGTATTTCTTATTCTGGCTGTTTAATAAAAATGGTGCTTTGCTGTCAGAATATGCGAGCAATTACGGTATAGAAAGAATACAGGGGAAATATTCTTACGGAAATCTTAATATTGAAGGAACTCCCGGGCACATAGTTACAAAAGGGTTCCAGGTGCGTTCTAAAAAGGGGCTTTTATACAAAACCGTTTCAAATGTTCTTATTAATTCGGCAGGAAAGGCAAAAGTTCAGATAAAAGCTCTGGAGTTCGGAGAAGAATATAACACAGAAGAAAATACTATTTTAGAAAAAGCGACAGGAGATGAAAATGTAACTCGTATATACAACTCCGAAGCTATTACAGGAGGAACTTTTTTAGAAAGCGATGAAGATTTAAGAGAGAGGATACTGAATTTATCTCATTCAAAGGGAGGTTCAGATATAAATGGGATAAAAGCTGCATTACTTAAACTTTCTCAAGTGGAGGATTGTGACATAAAGGAAAATTATACAGATACGAGAAATGAAACTTTAAAATTAGAACCGGGACATATAAGAATAATAGTTAAAGGTTTAATTGATGAAGAGGTAGCTTATTCAGTTTTAAATACCATTTCTCCCGGAATTGTAACTGACGGAAATGTGGAAATGAGAGTAGTAACGGATTCCAATCAGAGCAGGATAATAAAATTTAAGCAGGCAGTAAAAGTAGAATATGCTGTAAGGGTCAGAAATATAAGGAATATATCCGAACAGAATAGAATAACAAGAGAAGAAATAATAAACAATATATTTAAGGAAGCAGGAAATTTTAAACTCGGGCAATATGTAAATTATGAAAAAATTCAAGCAGCAGTATATAAAATATCAAATCAATTGGAAGCTGATGTAGAAATAAAAAAAATAAACGGAAACTGGGGAAAATCGGATTTAGATATTGAACATGATGAATACAGCTTTTTAAGTATGAATAATATAGAGGTGATACTGTAA
- a CDS encoding acyltransferase: protein MKKYNQFEFFRFVGAFSVLTFHTAKNTDFYSKIPILFQNGTIWVYFFFVLSGFMLSYSYLNKEINIEHFYLTRFFKFYPLYMFSLLLLFIYSLKYKEKLIYSILMIQSLIFGKATDQNYNYSAWYLSVLAFLILIFPYFLIFLKKYSKYFTIFTVFITMYTYYTYSVFNEYTENTYIYHLINYFPLMHISSFVMGMLLFYKLKDINGKKCYSAFTVLYFLFLILFVQYNDIVPYFSTLISLSFVPLIAFLYLDNGITNKILANKFFVYLGNLSFSVYILHVPIYHIYRKYIHEIDSYYHFSVFFVIVFTFSNITKTFIENKGYKFLYEKYLNKAG, encoded by the coding sequence ATGAAAAAATATAATCAATTTGAATTTTTTAGATTTGTAGGAGCATTTAGTGTTTTAACTTTTCATACTGCTAAAAATACAGATTTTTATTCTAAAATACCGATTCTTTTTCAAAATGGTACAATATGGGTTTATTTTTTCTTTGTTTTATCCGGATTTATGCTTTCCTATTCTTATTTAAATAAAGAAATTAATATTGAACACTTTTATCTGACAAGATTTTTTAAATTCTATCCTTTGTATATGTTTTCTTTACTACTTCTTTTTATTTATTCTTTAAAATATAAAGAAAAATTGATATACAGTATTTTAATGATACAAAGTTTAATTTTTGGAAAAGCTACAGATCAAAATTATAATTATTCCGCATGGTATCTTTCTGTATTAGCTTTTTTAATATTAATATTTCCTTATTTTTTAATTTTTTTAAAAAAATATTCAAAATATTTTACAATATTTACTGTATTTATAACCATGTATACTTATTATACTTATTCAGTTTTTAATGAATACACTGAAAATACATATATTTATCACCTTATTAATTATTTTCCTTTGATGCACATTTCGTCATTTGTAATGGGAATGCTCCTATTTTATAAATTGAAAGATATAAATGGAAAAAAATGTTACTCTGCTTTTACAGTTTTATATTTTTTATTTTTAATATTATTTGTTCAGTATAATGACATAGTACCTTATTTTTCAACATTGATATCATTATCATTTGTTCCTTTGATAGCATTCTTATATTTAGACAACGGTATAACAAATAAAATCCTAGCCAATAAATTTTTTGTTTATCTCGGAAATTTAAGTTTTTCTGTATATATTCTGCACGTTCCTATTTATCATATATACAGAAAATATATCCATGAAATTGACAGTTATTATCATTTTAGTGTGTTTTTTGTCATAGTATTCACATTTTCAAACATTACAAAGACTTTTATTGAAAATAAAGGTTATAAATTTCTGTATGAAAAGTATTTGAATAAGGCTGGCTAA
- a CDS encoding cytoplasmic protein, whose product MLKKNILYISFHRPRNLIGYLIAGWTLGKYSHTEFIYNGNVYLANPGGIRKQPLKIKKNYDIFKLHEHIEIEDILEFFGKNEGKGYDYLAILGSQFLYFLGLEDKEKYFCSEFCLAAIDYALQYTLTYKGKGLEKRYHKFNPERLYKYLKFMELIKEKEVI is encoded by the coding sequence ATGTTAAAAAAGAATATTTTATATATAAGTTTTCACAGACCGAGAAATTTAATAGGATATTTAATAGCAGGTTGGACTCTTGGAAAGTACAGTCATACCGAATTTATTTACAACGGGAATGTATATTTGGCTAATCCGGGAGGAATAAGAAAACAGCCTTTAAAAATTAAAAAAAATTATGATATTTTTAAACTACATGAACATATAGAAATTGAGGATATACTTGAATTTTTTGGGAAAAATGAAGGAAAAGGGTATGACTATCTTGCAATTTTAGGAAGTCAGTTTCTGTATTTTTTAGGATTGGAAGATAAAGAAAAATATTTCTGTAGTGAATTTTGCCTTGCAGCAATAGATTACGCATTACAGTATACATTAACATATAAAGGCAAAGGTCTTGAGAAAAGATATCACAAATTTAATCCTGAAAGGCTGTATAAATATTTAAAATTTATGGAACTTATAAAAGAAAAGGAGGTGATATAA
- a CDS encoding M15 family metallopeptidase yields MAFVLSKKSLERLEGVHPKLKTVITLGITDSPYDFMVVQGVRTAAYQNSLYQQGRTKPGAKVTNCDGYKIKSNHQVKRDGYGHAVDFAIYAPELPGKIDWNTVSKYKEVAEHLKSVAKENGVKIEWGGDWKRFKDYPHIELK; encoded by the coding sequence ATGGCATTTGTATTAAGTAAAAAGAGTTTGGAAAGACTGGAAGGAGTACATCCTAAACTAAAAACAGTTATTACACTCGGGATAACTGACAGCCCATACGATTTTATGGTTGTACAGGGAGTAAGAACGGCAGCGTATCAGAATAGTTTGTATCAGCAAGGGAGAACAAAACCCGGAGCGAAAGTAACCAACTGTGACGGATATAAAATTAAGTCCAATCACCAAGTTAAGCGGGACGGTTACGGTCATGCTGTTGATTTTGCGATTTATGCTCCTGAATTACCCGGTAAAATTGATTGGAATACAGTAAGTAAGTATAAAGAAGTGGCAGAGCATTTAAAGTCTGTAGCAAAAGAAAACGGAGTAAAAATTGAATGGGGCGGAGATTGGAAAAGATTTAAAGATTATCCGCATATTGAGTTAAAATAA
- a CDS encoding APC family permease — MEENKKMKFWSIVLLTINSIIGTGIFLSPGSVAKSTGTLAPWIYLCAAIFTSVMAITFSSAAKYVVKNGAGYAYSKAAFGENVGLYIGITRFVSASLAWGVMATGVVKTTLSIFSIDSENLQNITIGFLILMTILLIINIIGTKTLTFISDLSTIGKLLALSITIIAGIFILIKTGQNHISELDVLTNEAGEKLIPTLTTTGFVTAVIAAFYAFTGFESIASGASDMENPEKNLPRAIPLAIGIIAAIYFGIVLVSMFINPVAMVTSKEVVILASVFENKIISNIIIYGALISMFGINVAASFHTPRIFEAMARENQVPKFFDKRTEKGLPIRAFLLTAALAIIIPMAFNYNMMGIMIISSISRFIQFIIVPLGVISFYYGKNKEKVLDAKKNYLTDVIFPVISIILTVFLLAKFNWPAQFSIKNSVGEMVANWYAISAMIIGYIILPALLFVYKQVSHKK; from the coding sequence ATGGAAGAAAATAAAAAAATGAAATTTTGGTCAATAGTATTATTAACAATAAACTCAATTATAGGAACAGGAATATTTTTATCTCCGGGAAGTGTGGCAAAATCAACAGGAACTTTAGCTCCTTGGATATACCTGTGTGCTGCAATATTTACTTCTGTAATGGCAATAACTTTTTCTTCGGCAGCTAAATATGTTGTAAAGAATGGAGCCGGATATGCCTATTCTAAAGCTGCATTTGGTGAGAATGTCGGATTGTATATAGGAATTACAAGATTCGTATCTGCAAGTCTTGCATGGGGAGTTATGGCTACAGGAGTAGTAAAAACAACATTATCCATTTTTAGTATTGATAGTGAAAACTTGCAAAATATAACTATAGGTTTTCTTATTTTAATGACTATCCTTCTTATTATAAACATAATAGGTACAAAAACATTGACATTTATAAGTGATCTTTCTACAATAGGAAAATTACTTGCTCTAAGTATTACAATTATTGCAGGAATTTTTATTCTTATAAAAACAGGACAAAATCATATATCCGAATTGGATGTGTTAACAAACGAAGCAGGAGAAAAATTAATTCCGACTTTGACAACTACAGGTTTTGTTACTGCCGTTATAGCTGCTTTCTATGCTTTTACAGGTTTTGAAAGTATTGCTAGTGGAGCAAGTGATATGGAAAATCCTGAAAAAAATCTTCCACGTGCTATACCTTTGGCTATAGGAATTATTGCTGCAATATACTTCGGAATAGTTTTAGTTTCAATGTTTATAAATCCTGTAGCTATGGTTACATCTAAAGAAGTTGTTATTCTGGCCTCAGTATTTGAAAATAAAATTATTTCAAACATTATAATATATGGAGCACTAATTTCCATGTTTGGAATAAATGTAGCCGCTTCATTTCATACTCCGAGAATTTTTGAAGCAATGGCGAGAGAAAATCAAGTTCCTAAGTTTTTCGATAAAAGAACTGAAAAAGGACTTCCTATAAGAGCATTTTTATTGACTGCAGCATTAGCAATAATTATTCCTATGGCATTTAACTATAATATGATGGGAATAATGATAATAAGTTCTATTTCAAGATTTATACAATTCATTATTGTTCCATTAGGAGTTATTTCTTTCTATTATGGAAAAAATAAAGAAAAAGTGTTAGATGCAAAGAAAAATTATTTAACTGATGTAATTTTTCCGGTGATTTCAATAATTTTAACAGTATTTTTATTAGCAAAATTTAACTGGCCTGCACAATTCTCGATAAAAAATTCTGTCGGAGAAATGGTTGCTAACTGGTATGCAATTTCAGCAATGATAATAGGTTATATAATTCTTCCTGCATTGTTGTTTGTTTATAAACAGGTTTCTCATAAAAAATAG
- a CDS encoding gamma-glutamyl-gamma-aminobutyrate hydrolase family protein yields the protein MEKKPIIGISSSVITDQGGMFPGYKRAYVNKDYVDAVIKNGGLPIIIPFNEDKEITEQLISYIDALILSGGHDVTPCNYGEEPQQRLGEIFPERDKFDYLLLSESKKKGIPILGICRGLQIINTYEGGTLYQDLSYIDSVPVYKHSQGHSPELKTHSVKISENSHLYEIFGTEEIRVNSFHHQTLKKVAENYKITAQAKDGVIEAIECKNYPFLVGVQWHPEMLFKVHDDMNRLFSVFIDKAKERKEKNDGRK from the coding sequence ATGGAAAAAAAACCGATTATCGGTATATCTTCAAGTGTAATAACTGATCAGGGCGGCATGTTTCCCGGATACAAAAGAGCTTATGTAAATAAAGATTATGTGGATGCCGTAATAAAAAACGGAGGATTACCGATAATTATCCCTTTCAACGAGGACAAAGAAATAACAGAACAACTTATAAGCTACATTGATGCTCTTATTTTATCAGGAGGACATGATGTTACTCCATGTAATTATGGTGAAGAGCCTCAGCAAAGACTCGGAGAAATATTCCCTGAAAGGGATAAGTTTGACTATTTGCTTTTATCCGAGTCAAAGAAAAAAGGTATCCCGATTTTGGGGATATGTAGAGGGTTACAAATTATAAATACTTATGAAGGCGGTACATTATATCAGGATCTTTCGTATATCGACTCTGTTCCTGTGTATAAGCATTCTCAAGGGCACAGTCCCGAACTAAAGACTCACAGTGTAAAAATATCAGAAAATTCCCATTTATATGAAATATTCGGTACTGAAGAAATAAGAGTAAACTCTTTTCATCACCAAACTTTAAAAAAAGTAGCAGAAAATTATAAAATAACTGCTCAAGCAAAGGACGGAGTAATAGAAGCCATTGAATGTAAAAACTATCCGTTTCTTGTGGGAGTGCAATGGCATCCTGAAATGCTGTTTAAAGTTCATGATGACATGAATAGATTATTTTCAGTATTTATAGACAAAGCAAAGGAAAGAAAGGAAAAAAACGATGGAAGAAAATAA